One window of the Poecilia reticulata strain Guanapo unplaced genomic scaffold, Guppy_female_1.0+MT scaffold_224, whole genome shotgun sequence genome contains the following:
- the LOC103460290 gene encoding coxsackievirus and adenovirus receptor homolog isoform X1: MTFNESLETMWSAAQFNKTNVSSSTDITGYSEQNVSLPCTTTENKPVVAVEWIRTDLQDEFVLLYRDDQIDPENQHPSFKNRVDLADRRMKDGDVSLVLMNLTTNDTGTYECRVQSEGSLDAKLIRTINLQVSLHPPPGDKNSANQVGSIGLMVGLILSLLLLVFYF, encoded by the exons ATGACATTTAATGAAAGCTTGGAGACGATGTGGTCCGCAGCACagttcaataaaacaaatgtttcctcTTCTACAGACATCACGGGTTACTCTGAACAGAACGTCTCTCTGCCATGTACAACTACTGAGAACAAACCCGTCGTTGCTGTGGAGTGGATCAGAACCGATCTGCAGGATGAGTTTGTTCTTCTGTACAGAGACGATCAGATTGATCCAGAAAACCAGCACCCGTCATTCAAGAACCGAGTGGATCTGGCAGACAGACGGATGAAGGATGGAGACGtctctctggttctgatgaACCTGACGACTAACGATACCGGGACATATGAATGTCGAGTTCAGAGTGAAGGAAGCCTGGATGCTAAACTGATCAGAACCATCAACCTGCAGGtttctcttcatcctcctccag GGGACAAGAACTCAGCGAACCAGGTTGGATCCATTGGACTGATGGTTGGTCTGATTttatctctgctgctgctggtgttttatTTCTAA
- the LOC103460290 gene encoding coxsackievirus and adenovirus receptor homolog isoform X2, whose amino-acid sequence MVSLMIPLLCWTLCISSVSAEDITGYSEQNVSLPCTTTENKPVVAVEWIRTDLQDEFVLLYRDDQIDPENQHPSFKNRVDLADRRMKDGDVSLVLMNLTTNDTGTYECRVQSEGSLDAKLIRTINLQVSLHPPPGDKNSANQVGSIGLMVGLILSLLLLVFYF is encoded by the exons ATGGTTTCATTAATGATCCCGTTGCTCTGCTGGACTCTGTGTATCAGCTCAGTTTCTGCTGAAG ACATCACGGGTTACTCTGAACAGAACGTCTCTCTGCCATGTACAACTACTGAGAACAAACCCGTCGTTGCTGTGGAGTGGATCAGAACCGATCTGCAGGATGAGTTTGTTCTTCTGTACAGAGACGATCAGATTGATCCAGAAAACCAGCACCCGTCATTCAAGAACCGAGTGGATCTGGCAGACAGACGGATGAAGGATGGAGACGtctctctggttctgatgaACCTGACGACTAACGATACCGGGACATATGAATGTCGAGTTCAGAGTGAAGGAAGCCTGGATGCTAAACTGATCAGAACCATCAACCTGCAGGtttctcttcatcctcctccag GGGACAAGAACTCAGCGAACCAGGTTGGATCCATTGGACTGATGGTTGGTCTGATTttatctctgctgctgctggtgttttatTTCTAA